The following are from one region of the Quercus robur chromosome 1, dhQueRobu3.1, whole genome shotgun sequence genome:
- the LOC126715661 gene encoding uncharacterized protein LOC126715661: MMESTSILSSSFITSFHPKHSSLYLHPKRASSSSTRIFASRNEAHDQNYYSGRLVDESMIVLRKRIHEMKMVERNYEPPSDWMDWEKRYYTSYDSTICELMGFLQSQLMNTRPSLAFGMMALVILSVPTSSAVVLFHLIEFTKSVLAGIST; encoded by the coding sequence ATGATGGAATCCACTtccattctttcttcttctttcattacTTCTTTTCACCCAAAACATAGCAGCCTCTATCTTCATCCAAAGagagcatcatcatcatccactAGAATTTTTGCTTCAAGAAACGAAGCTCATGACCAAAACTATTATAGTGGCAGGCTAGTGGATGAAAGCATGATTGTTCTTCGGAAGAGAATTCATGAGATGAAGATGGTGGAGAGGAACTATGAGCCACCGAGTGATTGGATGGATTGGGAGAAGAGGTATTACACGAGCTACGATTCGACTATATGCGAATTGATGGGCTTCTTGCAATCCCAGCTGATGAATACTAGGCCGAGCTTGGCTTTCGGAATGATGGCTCTAGTTATTTTGAGTGTGCCAACATCGAGTGCTGTGGTTTTGTTTCATCTCATTGAGTTTACCAAAAGTGTTTTGGCTGGGATTTCAACTTAA
- the LOC126692571 gene encoding uncharacterized protein LOC126692571 produces MEATSLRSLVLSPSPYVGNSLLLHKRMGFINFKSSQLINRPHPKANIVHASNKRDAYGRDYDGKVVDENMIILRMRIHEMKMEETHQEPPSHWMEWEKQYFANYYSDVCEAMGFLQSQLMNARPSLALGVVALVMLSVPSSMVFIMFHLVEIAKVVLAGSP; encoded by the coding sequence ATGGAAGCAACTTCTCTACGTTCCCTTGTACTCTCACCATCTCCCTATGTTGGCAACTCACTTTTATTGCACAAGAGGATGGGGTTCATCAACTTCAAGTCCAGCCAATTGATCAATAGGCCTCATCCCAAAGCCAATATCGTTCATGcatcaaataaaagagatgCATACGGTCGTGATTATGATGGCAAGGTGGTCGATGAAAATATGATCATTCTCAGAATGAGAATTCATGAGATGAAGATGGAGGAGACTCATCAGGAGCCACCTTCTCATTGGATGGAATGGGAGAAACAATATTTTGCTAATTATTATTCGGATGTTTGTGAAGCAATGGGGTTTTTGCAGTCCCAACTGATGAATGCTAGGCCTAGCTTGGCTTTGGGAGTGGTGGCTCTTGTTATGCTGAGCGTACCAAGTTCAATGGTGTTCATTATGTTTCATTTGGTGGAGATAGCTAAGGTTGTATTAGCTGGGAGTCCTTAG